One window of the Niallia circulans genome contains the following:
- a CDS encoding ABC transporter permease produces the protein MEQASQKVTEVQIIGIKTDKKWTKAFSVWIPPLIVFVLFMLLWQYGTVLFQIPPYLLPKPTDILQASLENWENLRNAVTKTITASIIGFIFSVIGGVIAAILMASSKMLERSLYPYAILLQTIPIVAIAPIIVIWFGSGTNAIVIIAFTIGFFPMLSNTLVGLNATDRGMINLLTLYQASKWKIMWKVRIPFALPYIMAGLKISCTLAVVGAIVGEYIAGIGGGDGGLGYAITVASSRMETAYLFACGISASILGIAFFLLVNLLSKWVLGSWHESEMKRDN, from the coding sequence ATGGAACAAGCATCACAAAAGGTTACCGAAGTGCAGATAATAGGAATAAAAACGGATAAAAAATGGACGAAAGCGTTTAGCGTTTGGATTCCCCCTTTGATTGTATTTGTATTGTTTATGCTCCTTTGGCAATACGGTACCGTGCTATTTCAAATACCACCCTATCTATTGCCGAAACCAACAGATATTCTTCAAGCTTCACTAGAGAACTGGGAGAACTTGCGAAATGCAGTGACTAAAACGATTACTGCTTCTATCATTGGATTTATTTTTAGTGTGATTGGGGGAGTCATTGCAGCAATATTAATGGCTAGTTCGAAAATGCTGGAAAGAAGCTTGTACCCTTACGCCATTCTTCTCCAGACGATTCCGATTGTCGCGATTGCCCCGATTATTGTTATCTGGTTCGGATCTGGAACAAATGCGATTGTCATTATTGCCTTTACGATTGGATTTTTTCCAATGCTGTCTAATACCTTAGTGGGTTTAAATGCAACAGATCGAGGAATGATTAATCTACTAACCTTGTACCAAGCGTCTAAATGGAAAATTATGTGGAAGGTCCGCATTCCTTTTGCCCTCCCTTATATTATGGCTGGGCTGAAAATCTCCTGTACCCTTGCTGTGGTTGGTGCAATTGTCGGAGAGTATATTGCGGGTATTGGCGGTGGAGACGGTGGGTTAGGCTATGCGATTACCGTTGCCTCTAGTCGCATGGAAACAGCCTACTTATTTGCCTGTGGAATTTCTGCGAGTATTTTAGGGATTGCCTTTTTCCTGTTGGTCAATCTATTGTCAAAATGGGTTTTAGGATCCTGGCATGAATCAGAAATGAAACGAGACAATTAA
- a CDS encoding FAD-binding oxidoreductase, whose amino-acid sequence MWLDKLIELVGEEKVIVSDNLRERLSKDYYWYSPVLFEELKDKVADCVVKPTSIEEIRGLVTFAVENKVPVTIRGAGTGNYGQAIPLKGGIVLDLTKMDKLLELKDDTVKVQAGMRLGALEKNLRKQGKELRIYPSTFMTATVGGFLCGGSGGIGSIRWGNLWDGNILGVTVMTFEGEPRIFEVVGEEIEDYIHNYGTTGIVLEAILPVEEKQEWTQHIISFPTFKEAVKFGDELAHKEEIIKRLVSVCEWPIPSHFHSLKDVLHEGKSITMLEIEESCLDALQSLVDKYKGSTDLMIPANNYHKGLKVSDFTWNHATLWAHKHGENMTYLQARFKVDRIFEQMDTLRAEFGEEIQFHFEYIKIKGKITPASLPVILYQSKERLYEIIDFCRTIEVEINDPHTYLLGFGGYNLKMEKILMKKRENDPFDLLNPGKIPVKQESEII is encoded by the coding sequence ATGTGGTTAGATAAATTAATAGAGTTAGTGGGAGAAGAGAAGGTCATTGTAAGTGATAACTTAAGAGAACGATTGTCTAAGGATTATTACTGGTATTCGCCCGTACTATTCGAAGAATTAAAGGATAAAGTAGCTGATTGTGTAGTAAAACCGACATCGATAGAAGAGATACGAGGGTTGGTAACTTTTGCAGTCGAAAATAAAGTACCTGTAACGATTAGAGGAGCTGGAACAGGTAACTATGGGCAGGCCATTCCCTTAAAAGGCGGGATTGTGCTCGATTTAACGAAAATGGATAAATTACTAGAATTAAAAGACGATACTGTCAAAGTACAGGCGGGAATGCGTCTTGGCGCATTAGAAAAAAACTTACGAAAACAAGGAAAAGAACTAAGGATTTATCCAAGCACTTTTATGACTGCGACAGTAGGCGGTTTCTTATGCGGAGGTTCAGGTGGAATTGGTTCCATTCGGTGGGGGAACTTATGGGATGGTAATATTCTAGGTGTGACGGTGATGACTTTTGAAGGCGAGCCGAGAATCTTTGAGGTAGTAGGAGAGGAAATAGAGGACTATATACATAATTACGGGACAACCGGGATTGTGTTAGAAGCTATTTTACCAGTGGAGGAGAAGCAAGAGTGGACCCAGCACATCATTTCCTTCCCGACCTTTAAAGAGGCGGTGAAATTTGGGGATGAGTTAGCCCATAAGGAAGAGATAATAAAACGTCTCGTATCTGTGTGTGAATGGCCGATTCCTTCTCACTTTCATTCGCTAAAAGATGTTCTTCATGAGGGGAAATCTATTACGATGCTAGAAATAGAGGAGTCCTGTTTGGATGCGTTACAAAGCTTAGTAGATAAATATAAAGGAAGCACGGATTTAATGATACCTGCTAACAACTATCATAAAGGTTTAAAGGTATCTGATTTTACATGGAATCATGCAACACTTTGGGCTCATAAGCATGGTGAGAATATGACATACCTTCAAGCCAGATTTAAAGTGGATCGTATTTTTGAACAGATGGATACATTGAGGGCGGAATTTGGAGAGGAGATTCAATTTCACTTTGAGTATATCAAGATAAAAGGAAAAATTACTCCTGCCTCCTTACCAGTCATACTCTATCAGTCAAAAGAAAGATTATATGAAATTATTGATTTCTGCCGAACGATAGAAGTGGAAATTAATGATCCACATACGTACTTACTTGGATTTGGCGGTTATAATCTGAAAATGGAAAAGATCTTAATGAAGAAACGAGAAAATGATCCTTTCGATTTACTAAATCCAGGTAAGATTCCGGTGAAACAAGAATCAGAGATTATTTAA
- a CDS encoding ABC transporter ATP-binding protein — protein MQNTNVMEGKKLHPLNETIVHLQNVNKVYPNGKTAVQNVSLDIEQGEFVSFVGPSGCGKSTIFKMISGLIEHTDGELTILGKSPHQAQKQSTDVSFVFQDATLLPWRNVMDNILLPLEFQQIPKKRKEEMAEKVLELVGLKDFRKALPRELSGGMKMRVSIARALVAKPKLLLMDEPFGALDEITRQNLQTELLKIWGKEKMTVLFITHNVFEAVYLSTKIAVMTPSPGKIENTVEVDLPFPRNAELRTSHHFSDIAAKVSHYLQF, from the coding sequence ATGCAAAATACCAATGTGATGGAAGGAAAAAAACTGCATCCTTTAAATGAAACGATTGTTCATCTCCAAAATGTTAATAAGGTTTATCCAAATGGGAAAACAGCCGTTCAAAATGTCAGTCTCGATATTGAACAAGGAGAGTTTGTATCCTTTGTAGGTCCATCGGGCTGTGGAAAATCAACGATCTTTAAAATGATTTCAGGATTGATTGAGCATACAGATGGAGAACTGACGATTCTAGGGAAGAGCCCTCATCAAGCTCAAAAGCAGAGCACAGATGTATCCTTCGTTTTTCAAGATGCTACTTTATTGCCTTGGAGAAATGTAATGGATAATATTTTACTTCCACTCGAATTCCAACAGATTCCAAAAAAGCGAAAAGAGGAAATGGCAGAAAAAGTATTGGAATTAGTAGGATTAAAGGATTTCCGCAAAGCTTTGCCAAGGGAATTATCTGGCGGCATGAAAATGAGGGTATCAATTGCCAGGGCGCTTGTGGCGAAACCGAAATTACTATTAATGGATGAACCCTTTGGCGCTTTAGATGAAATTACGAGACAAAACTTGCAAACAGAGTTGTTAAAAATATGGGGAAAGGAAAAAATGACCGTTCTATTCATTACCCATAATGTATTTGAGGCTGTGTATTTATCAACGAAAATTGCCGTAATGACCCCTAGTCCAGGAAAAATTGAAAATACAGTCGAAGTGGACTTACCCTTTCCGAGAAATGCTGAATTAAGAACTTCCCATCATTTTAGTGATATAGCAGCAAAGGTTTCTCATTATTTACAATTTTAA
- a CDS encoding creatininase family protein, which translates to MLHRRYSGHAFEKRFLPRLTSKEIKELDKENALVILPIGAVEQHGPHLPVYTDTLIGEGLLVEALNLIPDEDVWVLPSLPYGKSTEHLGMSGTITLSADTLQAVIRDIAKSIRESGFKKLLLFNTHGGNHDLLNMMAREVRIETGMNVFRLNPDYSVIHSLISDKEQKYGIHGGEVETSMVLALKEAWVDMELSPTEFVHLPEDTQHLYLKGNSYFAWVMKDISETGIAGDAASATIEKGEQILQLVSESFAGAIKEMIRFDLRTVKSTI; encoded by the coding sequence ATGTTACATAGAAGATATAGCGGTCATGCATTTGAAAAAAGGTTTTTACCTAGATTGACATCCAAAGAAATCAAGGAATTAGATAAGGAAAATGCACTTGTTATTTTGCCGATCGGTGCAGTAGAACAGCATGGACCACATTTGCCTGTTTATACAGATACATTAATAGGCGAAGGACTATTAGTGGAGGCATTAAATTTAATCCCAGATGAGGATGTTTGGGTTTTACCTTCCTTACCATATGGAAAGAGTACAGAGCATTTAGGGATGTCAGGAACGATAACATTATCGGCAGATACTTTACAGGCTGTCATTCGTGATATTGCGAAAAGTATACGAGAAAGCGGATTTAAAAAATTACTTCTGTTCAATACGCATGGAGGGAATCATGATCTTCTAAATATGATGGCAAGAGAAGTACGGATTGAAACAGGGATGAATGTCTTTCGACTAAACCCTGATTATTCGGTCATACATTCCCTTATTTCTGATAAGGAACAAAAGTATGGGATTCATGGAGGCGAGGTCGAGACGTCCATGGTGTTAGCGTTAAAAGAAGCATGGGTGGACATGGAACTTAGTCCAACAGAGTTTGTCCACTTACCTGAAGATACACAGCATTTATATTTGAAAGGAAACAGTTACTTTGCGTGGGTGATGAAGGATATATCGGAAACAGGAATTGCGGGAGATGCTGCTAGTGCGACCATTGAAAAAGGGGAACAGATTCTTCAATTAGTTAGTGAAAGCTTTGCCGGTGCTATTAAGGAAATGATTCGTTTCGATCTTCGTACAGTCAAAAGCACAATATAA
- a CDS encoding MFS transporter, translating into MKNKATKVRYSVVFMLFITVIINYMDRSNISIAAPFITEELGLSSVTMGLIFSAFGWTYCLLQIPGGWMLDKLGNRNTHAIGIAGFSLMTLLQGFASGFLGLFILRVGLGVFEAPAFPTNSKVAASWFPENERARAISIYTSGQFIGLAFLTPTLIFFQQTFGWRGLFIVTGIIGLVWAVLWFILYRDPSKSKKVNKAELDYIQAGDGFVDAAADKADKPKIGKKDLATVLTSRKLWGIYIGQFAVSSTLWFFLTWFPTYLVEYRGLSFIKTGFLASLPFIAAFIGVLSAGFLSDFLVKKGVSSNKARKTPIIAGLILSTSIIGANYVDSPTLIVLFMSIAFFGNGFASITWVFVSLLAPKRLIGIAGGVFNFIGGTASIIIPIVIGFLVKGGSFAPALTFIACIALVGALSYIFLVGKVERVPERTDNDKIINIS; encoded by the coding sequence ATGAAGAACAAAGCAACAAAGGTTCGCTATAGTGTTGTGTTTATGTTATTTATAACGGTTATTATTAACTATATGGATCGAAGTAACATTTCGATTGCAGCTCCCTTTATTACAGAAGAGCTAGGATTAAGTTCCGTGACAATGGGTCTTATTTTTTCAGCTTTTGGTTGGACGTATTGCTTGCTTCAAATTCCAGGTGGCTGGATGTTGGATAAACTAGGGAACCGTAATACTCATGCAATTGGGATTGCAGGATTCTCCCTTATGACTTTACTCCAAGGATTTGCAAGCGGTTTCTTAGGATTGTTTATATTACGAGTAGGTTTAGGAGTGTTTGAGGCACCAGCATTCCCGACAAATAGTAAGGTTGCAGCTAGCTGGTTTCCGGAAAATGAACGTGCAAGAGCAATTTCCATTTACACGTCAGGTCAATTTATTGGACTAGCATTCCTAACACCAACCCTTATTTTCTTCCAACAAACGTTTGGATGGAGAGGCCTGTTTATTGTTACTGGTATTATTGGACTTGTGTGGGCCGTTCTTTGGTTCATTCTTTATCGCGATCCAAGCAAAAGTAAAAAAGTGAACAAGGCCGAACTTGATTACATTCAAGCTGGAGACGGCTTTGTTGATGCAGCTGCTGATAAAGCGGACAAACCGAAAATCGGAAAGAAAGATTTAGCAACCGTCTTAACAAGCAGAAAGCTTTGGGGAATTTATATTGGTCAATTTGCAGTTAGCTCTACCCTATGGTTTTTCTTAACTTGGTTCCCTACCTATTTAGTCGAGTATCGTGGCTTATCCTTTATTAAGACTGGATTTTTAGCATCCTTGCCCTTTATTGCCGCATTCATCGGGGTCCTTTCCGCAGGTTTCCTTTCCGACTTCCTTGTGAAAAAAGGAGTGTCTAGTAATAAAGCGAGAAAAACACCAATAATCGCAGGTTTAATCTTATCTACCTCCATTATCGGAGCCAATTACGTGGATAGTCCAACCTTAATTGTATTGTTCATGTCTATTGCCTTTTTTGGTAACGGTTTCGCCTCGATCACATGGGTATTCGTTTCTCTATTAGCACCAAAACGACTAATCGGCATTGCCGGCGGCGTCTTTAATTTTATTGGGGGAACAGCCTCCATTATTATTCCAATAGTCATTGGCTTCTTAGTAAAAGGAGGTAGCTTTGCGCCAGCCCTTACATTCATTGCCTGCATCGCATTAGTAGGCGCCTTATCTTATATATTCTTAGTAGGAAAAGTCGAACGCGTACCTGAACGAACAGACAATGACAAAATAATTAACATCTCTTAA
- the dgoD gene encoding galactonate dehydratase produces the protein MKITGYELFTVQPRWLFLKIETDEGIVGWGEPVIEGKAATVKGAVEELMTHLIGKDPLRIEDHWNVMYRGGFYRGGPILMSAIAGIDQALWDIKGKYYDAPVYQLLGGACRDSIKVYSWIGGDRPSDTARAAKECVDKGFQAIKMNASEEMQYIDSYEKVNKVLENVAAIRAAVGKNIGIGIDFHGRVHKPMAKVLAKALEEFNPMFIEEPVLPENNEALREIALLTAIPIATGERMFSRWDFKSLLRDGYVDIIQPDLSHAGGITECKKIISMAEAYDVAAAPHCPLGPIALAACLQVDATAHNAVIQEQSLGIHYNQGSDLLDYLKDPTVFSYEDGYVKIPQGPGLGIEVDEDVVREMAKTGHQWQNPVWRHRDGSVAEW, from the coding sequence ATGAAAATAACAGGCTATGAATTATTCACCGTACAACCACGTTGGTTATTCTTGAAAATCGAAACAGATGAAGGAATTGTTGGATGGGGAGAACCAGTAATTGAAGGGAAAGCGGCTACAGTCAAAGGGGCTGTAGAAGAATTAATGACGCATCTAATTGGGAAAGATCCATTAAGAATTGAAGATCACTGGAATGTCATGTATAGAGGAGGCTTTTATAGAGGCGGTCCGATTCTTATGAGTGCTATCGCTGGAATTGATCAAGCACTTTGGGATATAAAAGGAAAATACTATGATGCCCCAGTCTATCAATTATTAGGCGGAGCATGCCGTGATTCTATCAAGGTTTATTCATGGATTGGCGGAGATCGCCCGAGTGATACAGCAAGAGCGGCAAAAGAGTGTGTCGATAAAGGATTCCAAGCGATAAAGATGAATGCATCGGAAGAAATGCAATACATAGATTCCTATGAAAAGGTGAATAAAGTACTGGAAAACGTGGCAGCTATTCGTGCAGCTGTTGGCAAAAATATCGGGATTGGAATTGACTTTCATGGGCGTGTGCATAAACCAATGGCAAAAGTGCTAGCTAAAGCATTAGAAGAATTTAATCCAATGTTTATTGAAGAACCAGTATTACCAGAAAATAATGAAGCATTAAGAGAAATTGCGTTATTAACGGCTATCCCTATCGCAACAGGTGAACGTATGTTTTCGAGATGGGATTTCAAATCCTTATTAAGGGATGGATATGTTGATATTATCCAGCCAGATTTATCCCATGCGGGTGGAATCACGGAATGCAAAAAAATTATCAGTATGGCTGAAGCTTATGATGTAGCAGCTGCACCACACTGTCCATTAGGACCGATTGCATTAGCAGCTTGTTTACAAGTAGATGCAACAGCACATAATGCCGTCATTCAAGAACAGAGTCTAGGTATTCATTATAACCAAGGCAGTGATTTACTTGATTATTTAAAGGATCCAACAGTCTTTTCCTATGAAGATGGTTATGTGAAAATTCCGCAAGGACCTGGACTTGGAATTGAGGTTGATGAGGATGTTGTTCGTGAAATGGCGAAAACAGGTCATCAATGGCAAAATCCAGTATGGCGTCATCGTGATGGAAGCGTGGCAGAGTGGTAA
- a CDS encoding bifunctional 4-hydroxy-2-oxoglutarate aldolase/2-dehydro-3-deoxy-phosphogluconate aldolase — protein MSTLQKIFDHKLIAIIRGADPEDTLKIVKSLYEGGIRVVEITMNSPKALTAIERAADEFGDRMAVGAGTVLDAESARSALLAGARFILSPTYKEETIRMTKRYGAVSIPAAFTPTEILEAYESGGDIIKVFPATAVGPKFIKDIHGPLPQIPLLPTGGVDLTNVKEYLEAGAAGLGIGSSLVDTRKEITEQYLQELTEKSNKFTLLAQNYSL, from the coding sequence ATGAGTACACTTCAGAAAATTTTCGATCATAAATTAATTGCCATCATACGAGGGGCCGACCCTGAGGATACATTGAAAATTGTTAAGTCCTTATATGAAGGAGGAATAAGAGTAGTCGAAATTACGATGAATTCGCCGAAAGCGCTAACAGCCATTGAAAGGGCAGCCGACGAATTTGGAGACAGAATGGCGGTAGGCGCTGGTACGGTGTTAGATGCAGAGTCTGCGCGAAGTGCTCTGTTAGCTGGTGCTCGATTTATTTTATCCCCGACTTATAAAGAGGAAACCATCCGGATGACCAAAAGATATGGTGCAGTTAGCATTCCTGCTGCTTTCACTCCAACTGAAATTTTGGAAGCTTACGAGTCTGGAGGGGATATTATAAAAGTATTTCCAGCCACTGCTGTAGGTCCGAAGTTTATCAAGGATATTCATGGGCCATTGCCGCAAATACCATTGTTACCAACTGGCGGAGTGGATTTAACAAATGTGAAGGAATACTTAGAAGCCGGGGCTGCAGGATTGGGTATTGGTAGTTCGTTAGTAGACACAAGAAAGGAAATAACGGAACAATACTTACAAGAATTAACTGAAAAATCAAATAAATTTACGTTGTTAGCACAAAATTATTCATTATAA
- a CDS encoding sugar kinase — protein MDVISIGETMVLFTPNTLGKIRYANQYTSRIAGAETNTLIGLAKLGHQAGWISRLGRDEFGEMILNTVRGEGVDVSKVVIDEKAPTGILFKEILNQDAVNIYYYRKDSAASRLAPADLDRNYIANAKYLYLSGITPALSLSCRKAVFESINIAKDNGLKIVFDPNIRKKLWDDEEAREVILEIGAKSDIVLPGISECEFLFGTREYEKAIRSFHEMGVETVIIKLGEKGAYYSTTDSKGYIDSYPVKTVIDPVGAGDGFAAGVLSGLLDKLTISEAVKRGCAIGAMVCSTNGDIEGLPSKRELNQFFQSDLVDEVNR, from the coding sequence ATGGATGTTATTAGCATCGGTGAGACGATGGTTTTATTTACACCTAACACACTCGGTAAAATCCGTTATGCAAATCAGTATACTTCAAGGATTGCCGGTGCTGAGACCAATACCTTGATTGGTTTAGCAAAACTAGGCCATCAGGCTGGCTGGATTAGCCGGCTTGGCCGAGATGAATTTGGCGAGATGATTTTAAATACAGTTCGAGGAGAAGGAGTAGACGTTAGCAAGGTAGTTATCGATGAAAAAGCACCAACAGGAATTCTCTTTAAAGAAATCTTGAATCAGGATGCTGTCAATATTTATTACTATCGCAAAGACTCAGCTGCAAGCAGGTTAGCGCCAGCTGATTTAGATAGAAACTATATAGCAAATGCGAAATACTTGTATCTTTCTGGAATTACTCCTGCCCTTAGTCTATCTTGCAGAAAAGCTGTGTTTGAGTCAATTAATATTGCAAAAGACAACGGGTTAAAAATAGTCTTTGATCCCAATATACGCAAAAAACTTTGGGATGATGAGGAAGCAAGAGAAGTCATTCTGGAGATAGGGGCGAAATCTGATATTGTCTTACCAGGTATAAGTGAATGCGAATTTTTATTTGGCACGAGGGAATATGAGAAAGCCATTCGATCCTTTCACGAGATGGGTGTGGAAACAGTAATTATTAAACTTGGAGAGAAGGGTGCCTATTACTCTACTACTGATAGCAAAGGATATATTGATAGTTATCCAGTAAAAACAGTAATTGATCCAGTAGGTGCAGGAGATGGATTTGCTGCAGGCGTCCTGTCTGGGCTGCTTGATAAATTAACTATCAGTGAAGCAGTAAAAAGAGGCTGTGCCATCGGGGCCATGGTTTGTTCTACTAATGGAGATATAGAGGGACTTCCTAGCAAAAGGGAATTAAATCAATTTTTTCAATCCGACTTAGTCGATGAAGTGAATAGATAA
- a CDS encoding IclR family transcriptional regulator, translated as MSVKSAERVLRIFELLAHYPDGLSIKEISEKLSFPQSSTSNLVATLLEQNYLSIDVLKRFKLGAKLVHIGTLAMENMDISIQAKPYLQKLMENVQETVFMATLAKNELVYVQKINSNRSIRTTAQTGYRKPLYSTGLGKTFLANMSEEERKRILDQIELVPITEKTVTDRAELEKELYQYSMIGYTIDDEEGEDGLYCVAAPVFGPGRKLEAAISVAGPRERMLKQKEEVVERVLWTAKKISESMGYILSHT; from the coding sequence ATGTCAGTTAAATCTGCCGAAAGGGTTCTGCGAATTTTTGAACTACTTGCCCATTATCCGGATGGGTTATCAATTAAAGAAATTAGTGAGAAACTTTCATTCCCGCAAAGTAGTACATCTAATCTCGTGGCAACGCTTTTGGAACAGAATTATCTAAGTATAGATGTATTGAAGCGATTTAAATTAGGAGCAAAATTAGTTCACATTGGTACGCTTGCTATGGAAAATATGGATATATCTATCCAAGCTAAGCCATATTTGCAAAAATTAATGGAAAATGTTCAAGAGACTGTATTTATGGCAACGCTTGCTAAGAATGAATTAGTTTATGTCCAAAAAATAAACAGCAATCGCTCCATCCGTACAACTGCCCAAACTGGCTATCGTAAACCATTGTATAGCACGGGGTTGGGGAAGACCTTTTTAGCTAATATGTCAGAAGAAGAGAGAAAGCGGATTTTAGACCAGATTGAACTTGTTCCGATTACAGAGAAAACGGTGACAGACAGAGCGGAATTAGAAAAAGAGCTTTATCAGTATTCGATGATTGGATATACGATTGATGATGAAGAAGGAGAAGATGGATTGTATTGTGTAGCGGCACCTGTATTTGGACCAGGACGCAAGCTGGAAGCAGCAATAAGTGTAGCAGGCCCAAGGGAAAGAATGCTTAAACAAAAAGAAGAAGTAGTAGAAAGAGTTCTTTGGACAGCGAAGAAAATATCGGAAAGCATGGGGTATATTTTATCCCACACTTAA
- a CDS encoding YjfB family protein, translated as MDIAALSIGMKQASLSQNVGIALTKKAMDTAEQNNDQLLKMLEAPHPTLGKSIDLSV; from the coding sequence ATGGATATTGCTGCATTATCAATAGGAATGAAGCAAGCAAGCTTATCGCAAAATGTCGGCATAGCTTTAACAAAAAAGGCAATGGATACCGCTGAACAGAATAATGATCAATTACTAAAAATGCTAGAAGCCCCCCATCCCACACTAGGGAAATCAATTGATCTTTCGGTTTGA
- a CDS encoding carboxymuconolactone decarboxylase family protein, whose amino-acid sequence MARINESKNGETPFQRLLGYNLDVLNGWNQLGDVLEKDLNLSSYLKEQVRRTLAQSNGCEYCKAKGKPEPHLFDEKTSIAVGFAEAFLKQKRDISDAQFNIVKEYLSEAEISELIAFITFTTASQYFGAIMKLEPKTT is encoded by the coding sequence ATGGCAAGAATTAATGAATCAAAAAACGGTGAAACCCCTTTTCAAAGACTCTTAGGATATAATCTAGATGTCTTAAATGGATGGAATCAATTAGGAGATGTGTTAGAAAAAGATTTGAATTTATCATCCTATCTAAAAGAACAAGTAAGAAGAACCTTAGCACAAAGCAATGGGTGTGAATATTGCAAGGCAAAGGGAAAACCTGAACCCCACTTGTTCGATGAAAAAACGTCGATTGCAGTAGGGTTTGCAGAAGCCTTTTTGAAGCAAAAAAGGGATATTTCAGATGCCCAATTCAATATAGTGAAAGAGTATCTTTCAGAAGCGGAAATCAGTGAGCTTATTGCGTTTATCACCTTTACTACCGCCTCCCAATATTTTGGCGCAATAATGAAATTAGAGCCTAAGACAACTTAA
- a CDS encoding Lrp/AsnC family transcriptional regulator, with the protein MKIDSIDKKIIDELNQNSRLSMSELGRRINLSSPSVTERVRQMESFGIIKRYTLEVDYSKLGLPIQCIIEATVKNGDYNSFKRYIEEQPNVEFCYRIAGNACYMLKMQFDTFAKAEQFIEDVNPFAHTVTHFIFSKVDTNLKIDSD; encoded by the coding sequence ATGAAAATAGATTCAATTGATAAGAAAATAATCGATGAATTAAACCAAAATAGTCGATTATCGATGAGTGAACTTGGAAGAAGAATTAATTTATCTTCTCCGTCTGTAACAGAACGCGTAAGGCAAATGGAGTCATTTGGAATAATCAAAAGGTATACTTTAGAAGTGGATTACAGTAAACTTGGACTTCCTATTCAATGTATTATTGAAGCAACAGTCAAAAATGGTGATTATAATTCTTTTAAAAGGTATATTGAGGAGCAGCCAAATGTAGAGTTTTGTTACAGAATTGCTGGAAATGCCTGCTATATGCTAAAAATGCAATTCGATACATTTGCCAAAGCAGAACAATTTATTGAAGATGTAAATCCTTTTGCTCACACTGTAACGCATTTTATTTTTTCAAAGGTGGATACAAATTTAAAGATTGATTCAGACTGA